Genomic DNA from Hyperolius riggenbachi isolate aHypRig1 chromosome 10, aHypRig1.pri, whole genome shotgun sequence:
AGCTATCGATGTGTGGAATGTGGTAAATTTTTTACATTGAAATCGCTTCTCGTTACACATCAGAGGGTGCATACTGGAGAGAATCCAttttcatgctcagagtgtgggaaatattttacaaataaAGGAAGCGTGACAAGACACCAGAAAAGTCACACAGTAGAAGGTCCATTCTCATGTTCACTGTGTGGGGAAGGTTTCCAGCTTAAAAGTGACCTTCGTGCACACTGGAGAACGCACCCAGTTGAGTGGCAGTttgcatgttcagagtgtgggaaatattttagtCAGAAAAGTGCTCTTCTTGTACATCAAAGAAGTCACACCGGGGTGAGtcctttttcctgtacagagtgtGGAAAAAGTTTTACAGTGAAAGCAGTCCTTCTTCGTCATCAGAGAAGCCACTTAGGTGACCGTCCTTTTTCATGCTTAGAATGCGGGAAAAGATTCCGTGACAAACACAAAGTTCTCACACACCAGATAGTTCACACAGGTGAACGGCCAGTTtcctgctcagagtgtgggaaaggtttcagaTGGAAAGGAAACCTTCTTAtgcaccagagaagtcacacagtagAGCGTCCATTCTCTTGTTCAGACTGTGTGAAATGTTTCAGTCGTAAATGGGTACTCCTTACGCATAAGAAAAGTCATACAGGTGAGAGGCCATTTTCATgccttgagtgtgggaaatgtttcattctCAAACAGCACCTTGTTAGCCACCAGAACAGGTGTGCCTGGGGGTGTCGCAAGAAGTTTCCTGCACAAGATGTAATATGAACTTGTAAAATTTCAATCACATGACTTGTCCAGTGAGTGCGCCAAGGTCTCAGAAGGAAAGTTGCTTCTCGTAACAACTCATGACCTTCAAATACCAGGGATAAATACATTAAGGTGCATATTTACAAcacatttaaataaaaatttaTTTCAAAATTTCGATTGTGTGTGATTTTCAGAGTATTTATTAAAGTGATCTGAAACTCAGCatatcttctctgctctaaaagtttccttacagccttaaacctactagcacaaacaaactgtagcagaacagcattcaaaaagttaaaaacagcactttgtcctgccatgGAAAGCACCATCAGCTTAGGATCCGATCTTAAGTAGAAataacagtatcttttgtttacattcctcagttgaCAAGTCAACTAAAAAGggtctctctgtgcttcaagcatacacacagttcagaacagctcactagaagattttgatatataataaaaagcagcttgaatcaaatgcaatggcagctttcagagcagataaactgtactttaggaacttgtaatttgtgaaCAGACAATTActtgtgtacaaaagcaaatataataactgtatgggtaataaaaaagtagaaaaacacatttttattgaatgttatgtcgtagTTTCAGACCCTTGTAATGTGTTTAGAGGTGCTTTGTGGGTGCCTGTTTG
This window encodes:
- the LOC137536259 gene encoding gastrula zinc finger protein XlCGF57.1-like isoform X3, whose amino-acid sequence is MVKKSGELLAPSNHVHGPSLITVRPPHSQTPAGNNKILEVINKMIELLTGKKEDVVIMKAEVKEEAEDKYVRDSEPCKEEEIPSQISTDGHGVRSTSDGRLLSPPVYNAEDNDLKQYSPGGNLITVNTHQRLRIDSSPDPSNLLESADRPHPVTPDNQTRSHNADASKDVSYAQESFSKPRAGRRKGENSYRCVECGKFFTLKSLLVTHQRVHTGENPFSCSECGKYFTNKGSVTRHQKSHTVEGPFSCSLCGEGFQLKSDLRAHWRTHPVEWQFACSECGKYFSQKSALLVHQRSHTGVSPFSCTECGKSFTVKAVLLRHQRSHLGDRPFSCLECGKRFRDKHKVLTHQIVHTGERPVSCSECGKGFRWKGNLLMHQRSHTVERPFSCSDCVKCFSRKWVLLTHKKSHTGERPFSCLECGKCFILKQHLVSHQNRCAWGCRKKFPAQDVI
- the LOC137536259 gene encoding oocyte zinc finger protein XlCOF6-like isoform X1; translated protein: MVKKSGELLAPSNHVHGPSLITVRPPHSQTPAGNNKILEVINKMIELLTGKFIYQVPTKCQDDMVYPSMEEMKYFVHKDNDVMTENRLHLTSQDGSIIGTPPERCTGPFYSQDGTQKDNTIPHHYQKEDVVIMKAEVKEEAEDKYVRDSEPCKEEEIPSQISTDGHGVRSTSDGRLLSPPVYNAEDNDLKQYSPGGNLITVNTHQRLRIDSSPDPSNLLESADRPHPVTPDNQTRSHNADASKDVSYAQESFSKPRAGRRKGENSYRCVECGKFFTLKSLLVTHQRVHTGENPFSCSECGKYFTNKGSVTRHQKSHTVEGPFSCSLCGEGFQLKSDLRAHWRTHPVEWQFACSECGKYFSQKSALLVHQRSHTGVSPFSCTECGKSFTVKAVLLRHQRSHLGDRPFSCLECGKRFRDKHKVLTHQIVHTGERPVSCSECGKGFRWKGNLLMHQRSHTVERPFSCSDCVKCFSRKWVLLTHKKSHTGERPFSCLECGKCFILKQHLVSHQNRCAWGCRKKFPAQDVI
- the LOC137536259 gene encoding oocyte zinc finger protein XlCOF6-like isoform X2, whose translation is MVKKSGELLAPSNHVHGPSLITVRPPHSQTPAGNNKILEVINKMIELLTGKVPTKCQDDMVYPSMEEMKYFVHKDNDVMTENRLHLTSQDGSIIGTPPERCTGPFYSQDGTQKDNTIPHHYQKEDVVIMKAEVKEEAEDKYVRDSEPCKEEEIPSQISTDGHGVRSTSDGRLLSPPVYNAEDNDLKQYSPGGNLITVNTHQRLRIDSSPDPSNLLESADRPHPVTPDNQTRSHNADASKDVSYAQESFSKPRAGRRKGENSYRCVECGKFFTLKSLLVTHQRVHTGENPFSCSECGKYFTNKGSVTRHQKSHTVEGPFSCSLCGEGFQLKSDLRAHWRTHPVEWQFACSECGKYFSQKSALLVHQRSHTGVSPFSCTECGKSFTVKAVLLRHQRSHLGDRPFSCLECGKRFRDKHKVLTHQIVHTGERPVSCSECGKGFRWKGNLLMHQRSHTVERPFSCSDCVKCFSRKWVLLTHKKSHTGERPFSCLECGKCFILKQHLVSHQNRCAWGCRKKFPAQDVI